From the Tripterygium wilfordii isolate XIE 37 chromosome 6, ASM1340144v1, whole genome shotgun sequence genome, one window contains:
- the LOC120000861 gene encoding alpha-ketoglutarate-dependent dioxygenase alkB isoform X2, which produces MYGSNKVSDDAEQTEFKKAEKKYKLYYDQDAKSSKKKKQPKPVDLSEVLDFKAILDSYNENGELPAGVVALSCNFDRPVFCLENRPGFYFLPGVLSVEEQCKWIRESLSSFPQPPNRTNHNAIYGPIHDLFTAAKESKILIEDVNAVTCFDSGSDTCTNNGDASKFKFYEEHVVQSKGKTCKSVSASVILRKLRWSTLGLQFDWSKRNYNVSLPHNKIPDALCQLAKRMAIPAMPMGEEFHPEAAIVNYFGLGDTLGGHLDDMEVDWSKPIVSLSLGCKAIFLLGGKCRDDTPLPMFLRSGDVVLMAGEARECFHGVPRIFTDKENAEIAPLEEEFSHEDDFLLLEYIRTSRVNINIRQVF; this is translated from the exons ATGTACGGATCGAACAAAGTCTCCGACGATGCAGAGCAAACCGAGTTCAAGAAAGCAGAGAAGAAGTACAAGCTCTACTACGACCAGGATGCCAAATCATCCAAAAA GAAAAAGCAGCCTAAACCAGTGGATTTATCGGAGGTCTTAGATTTCAAGGCCATTTTGGATTCGTACAATGAGAATGGTGAACTTCCTGCAGGAGTTGTTGCTCTTAGTTGCAACTTTGATCGCCCCGTTTTCTGCTTGGAAAATCGCCCTG gtttttattttcttcccgGAGTATTAAGTGTTGAGGAACAATGCAAATGGATAAGGGAGAGCTTATCGAGCTTCCCACAGCCTCCTAACAGAACAAATCACAATGCAATTTATGGGCCTATACACGACTTATTCACTGCAGCAAAAGAGAGTAAAATATTGATTGAGGATGTCAATGCAGTGACCTGTTTTGACTCTGGATCTGATACTTGCACCAACAATGGAGATGCTTCCAAATTTAAGTTTTACGAGGAACATGTTGTGCAATCGAAGGGAAAGACATGTAAGTCAGTTTCGGCTTCAGTCATTCTTCGAAAGTTGCGGTGGAGTACCCTTGGCTTGCAATTTGACTGGTCAAAG CGCAACTACAATGTATCTCTTCCACATAACAAGATTCCTGATGCACTCTGTCAATTGGCTAAAAGAATGGCTATTCCTGCAATGCCTATGGGAGAAGAATTCCATCCAGAAGCTGCAATAGTGAACTATTTCGGTCTAG gTGATACACTTGGGGGCCACCTTGATGACATGGAAGTGGATTGGAGTAAACCTATAGTAAGCTTGAG TTTGGGATGCAAGGCCATTTTCCTTTTGGGCGGAAAGTGTAGAGATGATACGCCGTTACCAATGTTCCTTCGAAGTGGCGATGTTGTTCTCATGGCTGGAGAAGCAAGGGAATGTTTCCATG GTGTGCCTCGGATCTTCACAGATAAAGAAAATGCTGAAATCGCGCCTCTTGAAGAGGAGTTTTCACATGAAGACGACTTTCTCCTTTTAGAATACATCAGAACTTCAAGAGTCAACATCAAtattagacaagttttttga
- the LOC120000861 gene encoding alpha-ketoglutarate-dependent dioxygenase alkB isoform X1: MYGSNKVSDDAEQTEFKKAEKKYKLYYDQDAKSSKKKKQPKPVDLSEVLDFKAILDSYNENGELPAGVVALSCNFDRPVFCLENRPGFYFLPGVLSVEEQCKWIRESLSSFPQPPNRTNHNAIYGPIHDLFTAAKESKILIEDVNAVTCFDSGSDTCTNNGDASKFKFYEEHVVQSKGKTCKSVSASVILRKLRWSTLGLQFDWSKRNYNVSLPHNKIPDALCQLAKRMAIPAMPMGEEFHPEAAIVNYFGLGDTLGGHLDDMEVDWSKPIVSLSLGCKAIFLLGGKCRDDTPLPMFLRSGDVVLMAGEARECFHGKCSLSVKIMLDHVNSIYQEMCQNVYLLHHIVNSLTFSLWQACLVVKC, encoded by the exons ATGTACGGATCGAACAAAGTCTCCGACGATGCAGAGCAAACCGAGTTCAAGAAAGCAGAGAAGAAGTACAAGCTCTACTACGACCAGGATGCCAAATCATCCAAAAA GAAAAAGCAGCCTAAACCAGTGGATTTATCGGAGGTCTTAGATTTCAAGGCCATTTTGGATTCGTACAATGAGAATGGTGAACTTCCTGCAGGAGTTGTTGCTCTTAGTTGCAACTTTGATCGCCCCGTTTTCTGCTTGGAAAATCGCCCTG gtttttattttcttcccgGAGTATTAAGTGTTGAGGAACAATGCAAATGGATAAGGGAGAGCTTATCGAGCTTCCCACAGCCTCCTAACAGAACAAATCACAATGCAATTTATGGGCCTATACACGACTTATTCACTGCAGCAAAAGAGAGTAAAATATTGATTGAGGATGTCAATGCAGTGACCTGTTTTGACTCTGGATCTGATACTTGCACCAACAATGGAGATGCTTCCAAATTTAAGTTTTACGAGGAACATGTTGTGCAATCGAAGGGAAAGACATGTAAGTCAGTTTCGGCTTCAGTCATTCTTCGAAAGTTGCGGTGGAGTACCCTTGGCTTGCAATTTGACTGGTCAAAG CGCAACTACAATGTATCTCTTCCACATAACAAGATTCCTGATGCACTCTGTCAATTGGCTAAAAGAATGGCTATTCCTGCAATGCCTATGGGAGAAGAATTCCATCCAGAAGCTGCAATAGTGAACTATTTCGGTCTAG gTGATACACTTGGGGGCCACCTTGATGACATGGAAGTGGATTGGAGTAAACCTATAGTAAGCTTGAG TTTGGGATGCAAGGCCATTTTCCTTTTGGGCGGAAAGTGTAGAGATGATACGCCGTTACCAATGTTCCTTCGAAGTGGCGATGTTGTTCTCATGGCTGGAGAAGCAAGGGAATGTTTCCATGGCAAGTGTTCACTTTCGGTTAAAATAATGCTTGATCATGTGAATTCAATATATCAAGAAATGTGTCAAAATGTTTACCTTCTCCATCACATCGTGAATAGCTTGACTTTTAGCTTATGGCAAGCTTGTCTAGTGGTGAAATGTTGA
- the LOC120000996 gene encoding uncharacterized protein LOC120000996, with product MGGPIVLTQLATGLTVLAGAALVKSLMDQNPMPGQFPRCSSCNGTGRVTCMCNRWSDGDSGCRTCAGSGRMACNSCGGSGTGRPLPVQLSVRPPNRPV from the coding sequence ATGGGTGGACCGATCGTGTTGACTCAGTTAGCCACGGGTCTGACCGTTCTTGCCGGGGCGGCGCTCGTGAAATCGCTCATGGACCAGAACCCCATGCCCGGCCAGTTCCCTCGGTGCTCTAGTTGTAATGGCACCGGTCGGGTTACGTGCATGTGTAATCGCTGGTCAGACGGAGATTCCGGTTGCCGGACCTGCGCAGGGTCGGGTCGTATGGCGTGCAACAGCTGTGGCGGGTCCGGAACTGGTCGACCTCTCCCTGTTCAACTCTCTGTACGGCCACCGAACCGCCCGGTTTAA
- the LOC120000995 gene encoding chlorophyll a-b binding protein 7, chloroplastic yields MASVCASSAIAAVAVSSPSSQKSGSIVGATKTAFLGGKKLRSAKKFTAPAARSSVAVCAVADPDRPLWFPGSTPPPWLDGSLPGDFGFDPLGLSSDPDSLRWNVQSEIVHCRWAMLGAAGIFIPEFLTKIGILNTPSWYTAGEQEYFTDTTTLFVVEMIFIGWAEGRRWADIIKPGCVNTDPIFPNNKLTGTDVGYPGGLWFDPLGWGSGSPEKVKELRTKEIKNGRLAMLAVMGAWFQHIYTGTGPIDNLFAHLADPGHATVFAAFTPK; encoded by the exons atggcttCTGTTTGTGCTTCTTCTGCCATTGCAGCTGTTGCTGTCTCTTCTCCCAG CTCCCAGAAGAGTGGATCCATTGTTGGGGCAACAAAGACTGCATTCCTCGGTGGAAAGAAACTGAGATCAGCGAAGAAATTCACAGCACCAGCTGCGAGATCATCGGTTGCTGTATGTGCAGTAGCGGATCCTGATAGGCCACTCTGGTTCCCAGGCAGCACTCCACCTCCATGGCTTGATGGCAGTCTCCCTGGGGACTTTGGTTTTGATCCTCTTGGACTTT CATCTGATCCTGACAGCCTAAGATGGAACGTTCAATCAGAAATTGTGCACTGCAGATGGGCAATGTTGGGTGCTGCTGGGATTTTCATTCCAGAATTCCTAACAAAGATTGGAATCCTAAACACTCCTTCGTGGTACACAGCTGGAGAACAGGAGTACTTCACTGACACAACCACTCTCTTCGTTGTTGAAATGATCTTTATTGGGTGGGCAGAGGGAAGAAGATGGGCTGACATTATCAAACCAGGGTGCGTCAACACTGACCCAATCTTCCCCAACAACAAGCTTACTGGGACTGATGTTGGGTACCCAGGGGGGTTATGGTTTGACCCACTTGGATGGGGAAGTGGATCTCCTGAGAAAGTGAAGGAGTTGAGGACAAAGGAGATCAAGAATGGGAGATTGGCCATGTTGGCTGTGATGGGTGCTTGGTTCCAACACATCTACACTGGCACTGGACCTATTGACAACCTCTTTGCTCACCTTGCTGATCCGGGTCATGCCACCGTTTTTGCT GCTTTCACTCCCAAGTGA